The DNA window CGGATTTGCATTTTGCGCCGACAGAGACTGCCGCCACTGCCCTGCGCGCGGAAAATGTCGACCCCTCGACCATCCATGTCACGGGCAACAGCGTGATCGATGCGCTGCTCGCCACCCGGTCCCGGATTGAGGCGAACCCGGAACTGGCGGCCGATGCCAGGCTGGTTCTGAAACGTTTCGCGGATAAGCGCATTATTTTGGTCACCACCCATAGGCGCGAAAATTTCGGCGATGGTTTGGCGAATATCATCGACGCGATCGAGGAACTGGCGGCGCGCAGTGACACCGCCTGCGTGCTTCCCGTCCACCTTAACCCCAATGTTCGCGAAGTGATCGAAAACAGGTTGTCGGGAAACGCGTCCGTCGCGCTGCTGCACCCTCTCGACTATTCCAATTTCACTTGGCTGCTGGCCCATGCCGATCTTGTGCTGACGGACAGCGGCGGCGTGCAAGAAGAAGCACCTGCTTTCGCAAAACCGGTGCTGGTGATGCGCGAGACAACCGAGCGGCCAGAGGGTGTCGAGGCTGGAACGGCCATTCTGGTAGGTACGAAAAAGGATCGAATTCTCTTATACGCCAATCGCTTGCTGGACGACGCCGGGCTTCGTGCGTCAATGGCGAGAGCGCATAATCCTTTCGGTGACGGGACCGCCTCACTGCATATTGCAAAGGCGATCATTTCGGGTATCAGGGAGCCACTGTTGCGTTAGTGTCACAAGATAACGGCCCATCGTTTTTATGTGTCTATTGGGCCATTTAGAGGTTGCCGATCAAGGCGGCCTATGCCAATTAATCGCCGAGCTTGTTTATAAGTTTTACTAGGAGCTTTTATGCGTTTCACCAAGTTTCTCACGGCCGCCGCGGCGGTTTCGCTCGCAGCGACTCCTGCCATTGCGCAGGCCGCTACCTCTGCTTCGTCGCTTTCCGTTGCTTCGGCACAGCGCGCTGGCGCCGCTGATTCCCAGAACAGCGAACTTGCTGGCGGTTCGGGCATCATCATTGCGGTTCTCGCCGCTGCTGCCGTGATCGCTGCGATCGTGATCGCCGTCGACGGTGGTGATGACGAGCCCGTTAGCCCCTGAGCTGACTCTCGCATTGAGATTTGAGAAAAGGGCGGCTTCGGCTGCCCTTTTTTTTGCTTTGCTTCTCGGGGTGATGCGGAAGTAACTGCCTCCTCACTTCCGCGAGGTAGGTCTTAGCGGTAGCGGTACTGTCTTATTTTCCTCTGATTCGCGGCCGGTGGGTCGCAGAAGCGTCATACTCTTGCGTAAGACTCGGTGAGTTAAGTTATTTGCTTTTCGCCGATGCTGTACTCTCTAAATATCAGCCGAGATGTCCGCTTCGGCCGCTATCATGCCTCTCACGCTCGGCGCCAGATAGGCTTACCGGTTTCTTTACCCAATTCCGTCATAGCCTTGCACCATGTACCGGGGATGTGCCTCCCCTTATCATGATGCGGGAGCTTATATGCAGGCGGACAGCAAACCGACGGTCGCCGTCATCGGCTTGGGCTATATTGGTCTCCCGACCGCGGCGGTAATTGCCCGGTCGGGCAGCCGCGTCATCGGCGTCGATGTTTCGCAGCATGTCATCGACACGATCAACGAAGGCCGTATCCATATCGAGGAGATCGATTTGGAAGGCCTTGTTCAGGGCGTGGTCGCCCGCGGCCTGCTAAGCGCCTCCGCCTCCGTACCGGTCGCGGATGTCTTCGTGATTGCCGTTCCCACACCTTTCAACGAGAATCACGCGCCCGATATCCGCTATGTTCTGGAAGCAGCGGAAGCCATCGCGCCGCAATTGAAGCAGGGCGACACCGTCATTCTTGAGTCGACATCACCGGTCGGCACGACCGAAACCATGCGCGATCTGCTCGC is part of the Novosphingopyxis iocasae genome and encodes:
- the wecB gene encoding non-hydrolyzing UDP-N-acetylglucosamine 2-epimerase, whose translation is MTEHTRKHHVAVILGTRPEAIKLFPVIAALRKEPALRVTVIATAQHREMLDQVLAMADIVPDHDLSVMRPGQTLDSLTALLLEGIGSLFDNIRPDRVIVQGDTATAMCGALAAYYRQIPVAHVEAGLRSNNIYHPWPEEVNRKVIGTIADLHFAPTETAATALRAENVDPSTIHVTGNSVIDALLATRSRIEANPELAADARLVLKRFADKRIILVTTHRRENFGDGLANIIDAIEELAARSDTACVLPVHLNPNVREVIENRLSGNASVALLHPLDYSNFTWLLAHADLVLTDSGGVQEEAPAFAKPVLVMRETTERPEGVEAGTAILVGTKKDRILLYANRLLDDAGLRASMARAHNPFGDGTASLHIAKAIISGIREPLLR